A region from the Candidatus Alcyoniella australis genome encodes:
- a CDS encoding glycosyltransferase family 2 protein translates to MSKRLVMIPALNEEQTIGDVVREAQAAIQGARVLVINDGSTDRTAEVARAAGALVIDLPLRTGIGCAVQVGYIYALRNGYELVVRLDGDGQHPADQAAALIAKVESGAADVAVGSRFVISVSRESTTATRVLGIRLFSVLMRVMFSLRSTDPTSGLWVVGPAALKLLSSHSPDDFPEVESLAVCQRMGLRVCELPVRMRSRQGGRSSIGYLDALLYMAKVVFSLVVISIRRYDSRGLPKDPLELP, encoded by the coding sequence ATGTCAAAGCGGCTAGTGATGATCCCGGCCCTGAACGAGGAGCAGACCATCGGCGACGTGGTGCGCGAGGCTCAGGCCGCGATTCAGGGCGCGCGCGTACTGGTGATTAATGATGGATCGACCGATCGCACGGCCGAAGTTGCGCGGGCCGCGGGCGCGCTGGTGATCGATCTGCCGCTGCGCACGGGGATCGGCTGCGCGGTGCAGGTCGGCTACATCTACGCCTTGCGCAACGGCTACGAGCTGGTGGTCAGGCTCGACGGCGACGGCCAGCACCCGGCGGACCAGGCCGCGGCGTTGATCGCCAAGGTCGAAAGCGGCGCGGCCGACGTGGCCGTGGGCTCGCGCTTTGTGATCAGCGTCAGCCGGGAGTCGACCACTGCGACGCGCGTGCTGGGGATCAGGTTGTTCTCGGTCCTGATGCGGGTGATGTTCTCGCTGCGCAGCACCGATCCGACCTCGGGCCTGTGGGTTGTGGGGCCCGCTGCGCTGAAGCTGCTCAGTTCGCACAGCCCGGACGATTTCCCGGAGGTCGAGTCGCTGGCCGTGTGTCAGCGCATGGGCCTGCGGGTCTGCGAACTGCCGGTGCGGATGCGCTCGCGCCAGGGCGGCCGCTCGTCGATCGGCTACCTGGATGCGTTGCTCTACATGGCCAAGGTAGTATTCTCGCTGGTGGTGATCTCGATCAGGCGCTACGATTCACGGGGACTTCCCAAAGACCCGTTGGAACTGCCATGA
- a CDS encoding DUF2304 domain-containing protein, which produces MTPYQRMMAIVVALMFFGLVLYLVRSYRLSERLALLWLAISVMIAAIAAWEPLLMFSARIVGAEVPISGLHFWGIMTLLVLTLLQSVKTHKLHKRSLRLIQEVALLKDEIRRLREGEKLAPKVDGD; this is translated from the coding sequence ATGACTCCTTATCAGCGGATGATGGCGATCGTAGTCGCACTGATGTTCTTCGGGCTGGTGCTCTACCTGGTGCGCTCGTACCGTTTGAGCGAACGCCTGGCCCTGCTGTGGCTGGCGATCAGCGTAATGATCGCGGCGATCGCCGCCTGGGAGCCGCTGCTGATGTTCTCGGCGCGGATCGTCGGCGCGGAGGTGCCGATCTCGGGACTGCACTTCTGGGGAATTATGACCCTGCTGGTGCTGACGCTGCTGCAATCGGTCAAGACCCACAAGCTGCACAAGCGCTCGTTGCGGCTGATCCAGGAGGTGGCGCTGCTCAAGGACGAGATCCGGCGGCTGCGCGAGGGCGAGAAACTTGCCCCCAAAGTAGACGGCGACTAA